A genomic stretch from Etheostoma cragini isolate CJK2018 chromosome 8, CSU_Ecrag_1.0, whole genome shotgun sequence includes:
- the si:ch211-272n13.3 gene encoding ankyrin repeat domain-containing protein 26 isoform X6 — protein sequence MKKIFSFTKKKKHPSGTPDNGSVLSVGYELKEKDLGKVHKAASVGDLAKLKQLAKKNDINQLDKENRTALHIACASGHVEVVQFLVESKAKLNLCDNQNRSALMKAVQCQHEHCVSILVENHADPNLVDINGNTALHLAANIPSISTTVLLLEHGADINAQNKEGFTPLTVSVREDHIDMAEFLLKEGASVNFMDQGQRSPLMIAAGNGQISMLRLLLRFDADITLKDTKGWSADDYAVMNGHHPCSLLIIEHSTQRKDGSPLSHQGQRKKKTKQLLGSPFQDVEAGFSLGGPATDKDEHGANEAGGDFEDNSQSESLSRVSKSAADEWASSEDENESVLIEKKPPKVNLRKMIASKMREASALSDRSLSGTESEPESENRVQTIASLPKASPSSKVPQRPVDPSPTSFLPKAPQMTSSPLPSSGKKEDSTQDEDDDNDQEEERDEETKEEDSVSDENDQPEDSGESLDATLPVPETDVSKDKKRDFLSELGLEKGEEEQDSWDSESHSENLNMTHKEKQSLHTQDQEEMATVEEEIKENLFYIPSFLRGDGGNRMAVLEPWTSVGRPRGNQGEVENDDNGDDKGGEHADEDDTIQKKTEKAKWKPLRVLSKLEGDNEQKTDLMEELGLGDVDDLEAQKADASDWDSASTTSKRTLPSRRMPSPGIEEFPECSSPSVKEQDEVIAPAAPLTPQRSINSNKTLPSTPHQPAPQPQPRARKMVLQKSESEEESDWEPDNVASTCNTAKIDNQLQNIAELQAVVTPGSPELSPMARDSKSNLEPVKQQQKEIDEAVDTCQLDLNPCPSDHVDSDGGEKDNDFVYERSPAERSKGGYVPWENRYEKLWVEVEKREVKSTFKNVAGELKEKFGELLKSRHSTEEEQATADFTATEEESSDEDEEGEVIVRPMARARNTVLLTIPEQRESGLEDSVTESTDNSLCENLIQVCEPLASESIMCPEPYLLPDDILEESLSPQLATAQKDSSLSPVTTTFTDNHTVPTLDGDLSTFLKDVAKLGPFHKPHLDPIWKDNNANGDEAEKNNRSSEEDPEELITSHPPSLSRRSASIQGVSDEELEEDMERFKLEVGRETTRTAMRVHKLSTSWDTGGTPLEEVSPGKPETRARAIYQEQQPVATKSTNGAPVQLHLPLQQSCNSNRQEGQAVEETLQLELVRGARRSGAPQTNTHVNGDPLSVFDDSTLSEVSDDEGRFPTSGKQKTENTEVEMAEDFDELTQSSDTATDDIDSPTSGYRHASLLIQKLDSATLDSRSMVKLQNIFHEYERSIQKARSRHGYLADKVSHLEMERAELKTSLEEVKDVKSALERNQLELQTEVTNLKFQLKQEQENSRNATMMYNTTRDKLRRMEEQHQLEVQERQKVELTLRNLELEMRTLVSNVKQLEEDHSESQRLLAQERSARTLQENLLNSHLRKQQEIEDENKRNMSKSNEALSQLTEASDRERELLQQTATLQEQLTSLRTDLEHLQANSSLKESHLLEENEALKEQLEDARRDLKLNSEALTQTVFNCNNQVTTLKSELAMTTTRLENERQTREALDAEVESTRTRLAGAIKEAELCRAANTDTERTLLREKDEHQRLKDRFTGEAASQREQVSSLSQKLAKAETRANSMENEVYRATLQLTEKGLLLEVLQREKDQAALRVKELEAALQAERELVSRAGARQEAVQERLAQTQSECMLLRQQLEEAQNKGVAKDHAVTDAQERFSDILSKLHSDSEERVHLVEERNKELASKAADLRDQIYKLEEEKSERETSVRQLQQELADSLKKLSMSEASLEVNTRYRNDLEEEKARLFKDLDRLKGKLEESEDQYMQAERRINSLKSCLEEREKQLTTAAQKQQEVLSASAAADTTIKQLEEAMQRLEIENARLEAAAKQQSNKIDALQKGAQESAMVRGHLEDLVTNLQSSKMTLEDQLSREVQKQSMLSHTAQDSQALWEEELKSRSKLGLRLAELEKEKGDLSTQMEIEKKKAKKIAEQKKAVDTRLDQEMKRNTELQKEMYRLRTVLKTAKKKLRDQDTGAAEFGFPMNSLREDTGRHSQAEGALARLKEKVDDLQMQLEKEGSRRSQLEKVNGDLKDQLSSLKSLSRSNEHLERGKRQLEEEVLDLRRRMEAVQMEQSQVEQYRHDAEERARQEIQQKLEQVNIFLQSQAASQEALDQIKAANETSLRSQLEQKIRELEGELGRARATHHDSLSQKESTRTELERYRQLYTEELRSRKSLTAKLERANSRLAEANSKLLNERSRSLITSSIANGSLGGPSLDLGSLGSPAQYGTTLGPLNRSLGLGFSLLSPVTEGQNSRVEDYLAKMQTELDRNISKELNNATAELDSASARMSPVGSASRVELDPVSRATQQYLEVLKKNNMI from the exons ATGAAGAAGATATTCAGCTTTactaagaaaaagaaacacccATCTGGTACTCCTGACAATGGGAGTGTGCTTTCTGTTGGCTATGAACTGAAAGAAAAGGACCTCGGGAAGGTTCACAAGGCTGCCTCAGTGGGAGATTTGGCAAAGCTGAAACAGCTTGCTAAAAAGAATGATATCAATCAACTTGACAAGGAGAACAG AACAGCACTTCATATTGCCTGTGCCAGTGGACATGTTGAGGTGGTGCAATTCCTTGTTGAGAGCAAAGCCAAGCTTAACCTATGTGACAATCAAAATAGATCTGCCTTAATGAAG GCAGTGCAATGCCAGCATGAGCACTGTGTGAGCATACTGGTGGAGAATCATGCCGACCCTAACCTGGTGGATATCAATGGCAATACAGCCCTACATTTAGCAGCAAATATCCCTTCCATTTCCACTACTGTCCTGTTGCTGGAGCATGGGGCTGACATCAATGCTCAAAATAAG GAGGGATTCACACCCCTGACTGTGTCAGTCCGTGAGGACCATATTGACATGGCTGAATTTCTCCTAAAGGAGGGTGCTAGTGTGAATTTTATGGACCAAGGCCAAAG GTCCCCGTTAATGATAGCTGCTGGAAACGGACAAATCAGTATGTTGCGGCTGCTCTTGCGGTTTGACGCGGATATCACACTAAAGGATACCAAAGGATGGTCAGCTGATGACTACGCAGTGATGAATGGGCATCATCC TTGTTCTCTCCTGATAATTGAGCACAGTACCCAGAGGAAAGATGGCTCCCCCCTATCACATCAAGgtcagaggaaaaagaagacaaaacagCTGTTGGGCAGTCCTTTCCAAGATGTTGAAGCTGGCTTCTCTTTGGGAGGACCAGCCACTGACAAAGATG AGCATGGAGCAAATGAAGCAGGGGGAG ATTTTGAAGACAATTCTCAGTCGGAGTCACTAAGTCG GGTTTCAAAAAGTGCTGCAGATGAATGGGCTTCATCAGAAGATGAAAATGAATCAGTTTTAATTGAAAAG AAACCACCGAAGGTAAACCTACGGAAAATGATTGCATCTAAAATGAGAGAAG CTTCTGCACTGTCTGACAGATCCTTGAGTGGTACAGAATCTGAGCCAGAGAGTGAGAATAGAGTCCAGACAATTGCATCCCTCCCAAAGGCTTCACCATCCAGCAAAGTTCCACAGCGCCCAGTAGATCCCTCTCccacttccttccttcctaaAGCACCCCAGATGACTTCTAGCCCTCTTCCAAGCTCCGGAAAG AAAGAAGATTCCACtcaggatgaggatgatgataatgaccaagaggaggagagggatgaggagacaaaagaagaagacagcGTCTCGGATGAAAATGATCAACCTGAAGATAGTGGAGAGTCCCTAGACGCCACCTTACCTGTTCCTGAGACAGATGTCTCTAAAGATAAGAAAAGAG ATTTCCTGTCTGAGCTGGGTCttgagaagggagaggaggagcaggatTCTTGGGACTCTGAG tccCACTCTGAAAACCTCAATATGACACATAAAGAGAAACAAAGCTTGCACACTCAGGATCAAGAAGAGATGGCCACTGTTGAAGAAGAGATTAAAGAAA ACTTGTTTTATATTCCCTCTTTTTTAAGAGGGGATGGAGGCAATAGGATGGCAGTCCTAGAGCCTTGGACAAGTGTAGGCAGGCCAAGAGGCAACCAGGGAGAGG TTGAAAACGACGACAATGGTGATGATAAAGGAGGCGAACATGCTGATGAAGATGATACTATACAGAAAAAG ACTGAGAAGGCAAAATGGAAACCACTTCGTGTTTTGAGCAAACTTGAAGGAGATAACGAACAAAAGACCG ACTTAATGGAAGAGCTGGGTCTGGGTGATGTTGATGATCTTGAAG CCCAAAAAGCAG ATGCATCAGACTGGGACTCAGCCAGCACTACCAGTAAGAGAACCTTGCCCAGCCGCAGAATGCCCTCCCCTGGAATTgaggagttcccagaatgctccTCTCCATCTGTCAAAGAGCAGGATGAAGTCATTGCTCCAGCAGCCCCCCTGACACCTCAGAGGAGCATTAACTCCAACAAGACATTGCCCAGCACACCCCATCAACCTGCGCCGCAACCACAGCCTCGAGCAAGGAAGATGGTGCTTCAGAAATCAGAGAGTGAAGAAG AATCAGATTGGGAACCAGACAATGTGGCGTCCACTTGCAACACAGCCAAGATTGACAATCAGCTGCAAAACATAGCTGAGCTTCAGGCAGTGGTTACACCAG GTTCCCCTGAGCTCTCACCAATGGCAAGAGACAGTAAAAGTAATCTAGAGCCTGTAAAGCAGCAACAAAAG GAGATAGATGAGGCAGTAGATACATGCCAGTTAGATCTGAACCCATGTCCATCTGACCATGTGGACTCTGACGGTGGAGAAAAGGATAATGACTTTGTATATGAGCGCAGTCCTGCAGAAAGAAGTAAAGGGGGTTATGTACCGTGGGAGAATCGCTACGAGAAGCTCTGGGTTGAGGTGGAGAAAAGGGAGGTCAAATCCACTTTCAAGAATGTTGCTGGTGAATTAAAAGAGAAGTTTGGAGAACTGCTCAAATCAAGACATTCTACAGAAGAAGAACAGGCCACGGCTGACTTTACTGCTACAGAAGAAGAGTcaagtgatgaagatgaagaagggGAAGTCATTGTGCGCCCCATGGCCAGAGCGAGGAATACCGTCCTTCTCACTATACCTGAGCAGAGGGAGTCTGGACTAGAAGACTCTGTGACGGAGTCAACTGACAACTCCTTATGCGAGAACTTGATACAGGTCTGTGAGCCCCTGGCTAGTGAGAGCATCATGTGTCCAGAGCCATATCTACTACCTGATGATATTTTGGAGGAGTCTCTTTCACCTCAACTCGCCACAGCACAAAAAGACAGCAGCTTATCACCTGTTACCACAACATTTACTGATAATCACACCGTACCCACGTTGGATGGAGACCTGAGCACATTCTTAAAAGATGTGGCCAAACTAGGGCCATTCCACAAACCACATCTGGACCCCATCTGGAaggacaacaatgctaatggtGATGAagctgagaaaaacaacaggagCTCAGAAGAGGATCCTGAAGAACTTATCACGTCTCATCCCCCCTCACTAAGCAGACGTTCAGCATCTATCCAAGGTGTTTCTGATGAGGAGCTGGAAGAAGACATGGAAAGATTTAAACTTGAG GTTGGCAGGGAGACAACAAGGACTGCTATGCGAGTGCACAAATTAAGTACTTCCTGGGATACTGGTGGAACACCATTGGAAGAAGTGAGTCCTGGGAAACCTGAGACCAGAGCAAGAGCAATTTACCAGGAACAGCAACCTGTGGCCACCAAGAG CACCAACGGGGCACCAGTGCAATTGCATCTCCCACTCCAGCAGAGCTGCAATAGCAACAGACAGGAGGGCCAAGCTGTAGAGGAGACCTTACAGCTGGAGCTGGTCAGAGGGGCCCGGCGCAGCGGAGCCCCTCAGACCAACACTCATGTCAATGGAgatcctctctctgtgtttgatGATAGCACTTTAAGTGAAGTGTCGGACGATGAAGGAAG GTTTCCAACCAGTGGGAAACAGAAAACTGAG AACACTGAAGTTGAGATGGCAGAAGACTTTGATGAACTCACTCAGTCATCCGACACAGCCACAGATGACATTGACTCTCCCACTTCAGGCTATCGTCACGCATCCCTCCTCATTCAGAAGCTGGACTCAGCCACTTTGG ACTCGAGAAGCATGGTGAAACTGCAGAACATTTTCCATGAATATGAGCGCTCCATCCAAAAGGCAAGGAGTCGCCATGGGTACCTGGCAGACAAGGTGAGCCAtttggagatggagagggcGGAGTTGAAGACTTCTTTGGAGGAAGTTAAAGATGTTAAATCTGCCTTGGAGCGCAACCAGCTGGAACTGCAGACTGAAGTCACAAACCTCAA ATTTCAGCTGAAACAAGAGCAGGAAAATAGCCGCAATGCCACCATGATGTACAACACAACCCGAGATAAGCTCAGGAGGATGGAGGAGCAGCATCAGCTGGAGGTTCAGGAGAGACAAAAGGTGGAGCTCACCCTCAGGAATCTGGAGCTGGAGATGAGAACACTGGTCAGCAACGTTAAACAG CTTGAAGAGGACCACAGTGAAAGCCAGAGACTGCTGGCCCAGGAGCGCAGTGCTCGGACGCTGCAGGAGAATCTGCTCAACAGCCATCTCCGTAAACAGCAAGAGATAGAGGACGAGAACAAAAGAAACATGAGCAAAAGCAATGAG GCTTTGTCCCAGCTCACTGAAGCCAGTGACAGGGAGAGGGAGTTGCTCCAGCAGACTGCTACCTTGCAGGAGCAACTGACCAGCCTGAGAACAGACCTTGAACATTTGCAGGCCAACAGCAGTCTTAAAGAGAGCCATCTTTTGGAAGAGAACGAGGCCCTCAAGGAACAGCTAGAAGACGCTCGTCGAGATCTCAAACTCAACAGTGAAGCCCTGACCCAAACTGTCTTCAACTGCAATAACCAGGTGACCACCCTGAAGTCTGAGTTAGCTATGACAACAACCCGGTTGGAAAATGAGCGGCAGACTCGCGAAGCACTGGATGCAGAGGTGGAGTCCACTCGTACCCGCCTGGCTGGAGCCATTAAGGAAGCCGAGCTTTGCCGGGCAgctaacacagacacagagagaactCTGCTCCGGGAGAAAGATGAACACCAGCGTCTTAAAGACAGATTCACAG gtgAAGCAGCCAGTCAACGCGAGCAAGTCAGCAGCCTGTCACAGAAGCTTGCCAAGGCAGAGACTCGTGCAAACAGCATGGAAAATGAAGTTTATAGGGCGACACTTCAGTTGACGGAGAAGGGCCTGCTGCTGGAGgtcctgcagagagagaaggacCAGGCAGCTTTACGCGTCAAAGAGTTAGAAGCGGCTCTGCAGGCCGAGAGAGAGCTGGTCAGCCGTGCCGGAGCACGCCAAGAGGCCGTGCAGGAGCGACTTGCCCAAACCCAGAGTGAGTGCATGCTACTGCGGCAACAGCTAGAGGAGGCCCAAAACAAAGGTGTTGCAAAGGATCATGCTGTTACAGATGCCCAAGAGCGCTTCAGTGACATTCTGTCCAAGCTGCACTCTGACAGCGAAGAGAGAGTACATCTAGTGgaggagagaaataaagagctTGCCAGTAAGGCTGCTGATCTTCGAGATCAGATCTACAAGTTAGAGGAAGAGAAGAGCGAAAGAGAG ACAAGTGTAaggcagctgcagcaggagctAGCCGACTCACTCAAGAAGCTGTCAATGAGTGAAGCTTCTCTGGAGGTCAACACACGCTATCGCAATGACCTGGAAGAGGAGAAGGCTCGGCTCTTTAAAGACTTGGACAGGCTCAAAGGAAAG CTGGAGGAAAGCGAAGACCAGTATATGCAAGCTGAGAGACGTATTAACAGTCTAAAGAGCTGTCTGGAGGAAAGGGAGAAGCAACTCACCACTGCTGCTCAGAAACAGCAGGAGGTGCTGTCCGCCTCAGCAGCTGCTGACACCACCATCAAACAGCTGGAGGAAGCTATGCAAAG GCTCGAGATAGAGAACGCCCGGCTAGAAGCTGCTGCAAAGCAACAATCCAACAAAATTGATGCACTTCAGAAAGGGGCTCAGGAATCTGCCATG GTCAGAGGTCATCTGGAGGACTTGGTCACAAACCTCCAAAGCAGTAAGATGACTTTGGAAGACCAACTCAGTCGAGAG GTCCAGAAGCAAAGCATGCTGTCTCACACAGCCCAGGACTCGCAGGCCTTGTGGGAGGAGGAACTGAAGAGCCGCTCTAAGTTAGGATTGCGCCTGGCAGAgcttgaaaaggaaaaaggagacCTGAGCACCCAG ATGgaaatagaaaagaagaaagccaAGAAAATAGCAGAGCAGAAAAAGGCTGTGGACACCCGGCTGGATCaagagatgaagagaaacacagagctccaaaaagaaatgtacag GTTGCGTACTGTATTGAAGACTGCAAAGAAGAAATTGCGGGATCAGGACACTGGTGCAGCAGAATTCGGCTTTCCCATGAACAGTCTACGGGAGgacacaggcagacacagcCAAGCAGAGGGTGCCCTTGCACGATTGAAAGAAAAG GTCGATGATCTACAGATGCAACTGGAGAAGGAAGGGTCCCGTCGCAGCCAGCTAGAGAAGGTGAACGGAGACCTTAAGGATCAGCTGTCTTCCCTAAAGAGCTTGAGCCGCAGTAACGAGCACCTGGAGAGGGGAAAGAGGCAGCTTGAGGAGGAAGTGCTGGACCTGAGACGCCGAATGGAGGCTGTTCAGATGGAGCAGAGCCAGGTGGAACAGTACCGCCATGATGCAGAGGAGCGGGCCCGTCAGGAGATTCAACAGAAACTGGAGCAGGTCAACATCTTCCTGCAG TCGCAGGCAGCATCCCAGGAAGCATTAGATCAGATTAAAGCGGCCAATGAGACCAGCCTGCGTTCTCAGCTGGAGCAGAAGATCCGGGAGCTGGAGGGTGAACTGGGCCGGGCCCGCGCCACCCATCATGACAGCCTCAGTCAAAAAGAATCCACACGCACGGAGCTAGAGAGATACCGCCAGCTCTACACAGAGGAGCTGCGCAGCCGCAAGTCCCTGACTGCCAAACTAGAGAG GGCCAACAGTCGTCTAGCGGAAGCCAATTCTAAGTTGCTCAATGAGCGCAGCAGGTCTCTGATCACCAGCAGCATCGCAAACGGTAGCCTTGGAGGGCCCTCGCTGGACCTGGGCTCTTTGGGTTCCCCAGCACAATATGGGACCACACTGGGACCCCTCAACAGGAGCCTAGGCCTGGGATTCTCCCTCCTCAGCCCTGTTACTGAGGGGCAGAACAGCCGGGTGGAGGACTACCTTGCCAAG